From Scatophagus argus isolate fScaArg1 chromosome 2, fScaArg1.pri, whole genome shotgun sequence, a single genomic window includes:
- the LOC124066111 gene encoding CDGSH iron-sulfur domain-containing protein 3, mitochondrial-like isoform X2, whose protein sequence is MNTLVTKLDHRCVSLTLRQPWITAMNATKAQLSTVPPEPVIPSKKPFKVELHGGKRYSWCTCGHSKKQPFCDGAHKTKAQGLSPLRFVPEKDATVWLCGCKYTNNPPYCDGTHKQDFIVSAPLHEQTDS, encoded by the exons ATGAACACGTTGGTGACAAAATTAGATCACAGATGCGTCAGTTTAACCTTGAGACAACCTTGGATAACAGCTATGAATGCTACCAAG GCCCAGCTCTCCACAGTCCCTCCAGAACCTGTGATCCCCTCTAAGAAGCCTTTCAAAGTGGAGCTGCATGGTGGAAAGCGTTACTCATGGTGCACTTGTGGACACAGCAAGAAACAG CCTTTCTGTGATGGAGCCCACAAAACCAAAGCCCAGGGCCTCTCCCCGCTACGCTTTGTCCCAGAGAAAGACGCCACAGTTTGGCTATGTGGTTGTAAGTACACTAACAACCCTCCTTACTGTGATGGCACGCACAAGCAGGATTTCATCGTGTCTGCCCCACTACATGAACAAACGGACTCCTGA
- the LOC124066111 gene encoding CDGSH iron-sulfur domain-containing protein 3, mitochondrial-like isoform X3 translates to MNPSSFVVAVRRGCMRTFGRPQLLLPVSSSQVQYCLQSTESVPAARLPYRVKVSAGKRYAWCACGHSKKQPFCDGAHKTKAPSISPLRFTPDKDRMVMLCACPALHSPSRTCDPL, encoded by the exons ATGAACCCGAGCAGCTTCGTGGTTGCAGTGCGGAGAGGATGCATGCGGACCTTCGGACGACCTCAACTACTGCTGCCTGTTTCGTCTTCGCAG GTTCAGTACTGCTTGCAGTCTACAGAGAGTGTCCCTGCAGCCCGGTTGCCCTACAGGGTGAAGGTGTCTGCTGGGAAACGCTACGCATGGTGTGCCTGTGGACACAGTAAGAAACAG cCTTTCTGTGACGGAGCTCACAAGACAAAAGCCCCGAGCATCTCTCCTCTACGCTTCACCCCCGACAAAGACAGGATGGTCATGCTGTGTGCCT GCCCAGCTCTCCACAGTCCCTCCAGAACCTGTGATCCCCTCTAA
- the LOC124066111 gene encoding CDGSH iron-sulfur domain-containing protein 3, mitochondrial-like isoform X1, with protein sequence MNPSSFVVAVRRGCMRTFGRPQLLLPVSSSQVQYCLQSTESVPAARLPYRVKVSAGKRYAWCACGHSKKQPFCDGAHKTKAPSISPLRFTPDKDRMVMLCACKQTKNAPYCDGSHFKVIFRDLVKSMKGIFK encoded by the exons ATGAACCCGAGCAGCTTCGTGGTTGCAGTGCGGAGAGGATGCATGCGGACCTTCGGACGACCTCAACTACTGCTGCCTGTTTCGTCTTCGCAG GTTCAGTACTGCTTGCAGTCTACAGAGAGTGTCCCTGCAGCCCGGTTGCCCTACAGGGTGAAGGTGTCTGCTGGGAAACGCTACGCATGGTGTGCCTGTGGACACAGTAAGAAACAG cCTTTCTGTGACGGAGCTCACAAGACAAAAGCCCCGAGCATCTCTCCTCTACGCTTCACCCCCGACAAAGACAGGATGGTCATGCTGTGTGCCTGTAAGCAAACCAAAAATGCACCGTATTGTGACGGCTCACACTTTAAAGTCATCTTCCGAGATCTAGTGAAGTCGATGAAAGgcatttttaaatga